The genomic window AGACAGGTACAACAACATCGAGACCGAGACGGAACGGAGAACGGCCGCAGCACCAACACCAAGCCCAACCCAACTGCAGCCAGCAACCtcgcaccaccacctcctccgtcgCAGCATCAGGCCAGCAGCCGCCGGCGCCGGGCGCCGTCGCGAAGCACCCCAGCCCTTGTCCCCTCCTGCTAACGAAGCCTTCCGTGAGAGCACGCCTCGGCGACATCGCGGCGACAGCTGCCGCAGCCCGTGGAGCCCGACGAGAGCAGCTCCCGATCGCTCCTGCCACCCACGGCCTCGCCCGCGCCTGCGCGCGCGCAGCAGAAGCAAAGGTGAGAGCTCTGCGCCCCGTTCCAATCCCCCCGCCTCGATCCAACCCCACGCGCGGCGCGGCCGCGGCCGGCAATGGCGGACCGGCGGCCAATGGCGGCCGCGCCACTTGCCAGCGCGGCCTCGGACTCAGTATTTGGGCGCCGGGGAGCTAGAATTCGGGTGCGGAAACTTCGCTTTGGGGTCGGAATTGGGGTAACCCGGATTGGATTAGAGAAGGCGAGCTGGGGATTGGGGAGTTTGAGCTCTACACCCGTGTCGTGTCAGGGTTTGGTATTGCCGTGTAAGCTTGTTGGTCGATGTCTTCTTGCTATGCGCACGGGTTGTAGCTTGAAAGTTTGAATTTCGTGCGAAACCCTAGCTATATGGTCTCTTTGATTGAGGTGTTGTGGATTTGATCAGCAAACCTTGGGTTTGTGGAACTACATATATGATCTGAACATTTCAACAGTATCTGTCCAAAATTTGGTCACTCTGGAGCTTGCGATTTGGGTTCTCTGTTTGGTGGATATTTGGAAATGTTTTTTTGTCCTTCGAAGTCAGATGATACAGGACCAGGCTTATTGAAGCTTGCTTCTGGCAGCAGGTGGTCATAGACTTTTTAGTTTGTAGACTCTGGATTGGAGTGTTCTTTGTTATGCCATAGTTACTTCTGTTTATCACAGAAAACATCAGTTTGAATTTTGTGCTGTTGTGAATAAAGGTAGCTTGGTCACATCAGGGAGACATGCCCCCTTTTTTTTGTTCTGTTTAGTTTCAGTTTCAGAATTGCTCTTCTTTTAGTTTAGAGTTGACCTGAGCATGCCATTTTTAGTGGAATTAGTAGTGTGAGTTCCTTTGTTTGCGGTTCATTTTCAACATGAGTTTGATTCCATTCCTACATTTGTTCAAGCTATGCTGGCCTGTATTGGATTGCAAGAGTTTGTATCATTATGGGCTAATGCATCTTTGGTGTATGCATGACATATGGGGTAGACTAATCCTAATTTCTGATTGCTTTCATTAAAGTTTTTTTTATCCCAGTCACCTCATATCTCAATCCCAATCCCGTCCACCAAATCTATACCAAACACATCTTTAGTATTATATTGTTGGAGATACTGATTAACTGCCATTGTCTACTGGCGGCATGTTTTTCCATGCTTTTGTTATATGTTTTTGATTGAGATATTTGTCATTGCAGTGATTTCAAGCGATTGGCAGTGTAGTATCGGATTCAGAGTTCTTTGTGGTATTCTACTTTGCAGTTCAGTTGTAGATATATGGAATTCCTTTCCTGAGAAATGCCGTCCTCTACACCACCATCAGTACAACCCACACCAAGCCTTCAACCATTACCATCTCCTGCAGTAGGCCAGAGTACTCGTATTGATGTTCGTGAGATCAAGTCCAAGATTTTTAAGAGGATTGGGCCTGAACGAGCAAGGAAATACTTTCAGCACCTGGAAAGGTTCTTATCTTCAAGACTGAGCAAGAATGAATTCGAGAAGCTCTGTCTTGTGGCACTTGGCCGTGAAAACGTCCCATTGCACAACCACCTTATCCGTTCCATTCTACATAATGCCAGTCGAGTTTGTGGCCCACCTGTAATTAATGATCCTAAGCTGGTCAGAGGTGCCACCACTTCTGTCCATGCAATTGTTCCTCCTGTCTGGGACAATGGCGGCGTGTTGAACCTAAATGTCAAAGAGAACAAACCATTAAGCAGACGGGGAAATGTACTGACCCAAAAGTCATCACTGGATCATTGTGAGACTATTATGCTGGAGAATGGTGTTCATCATTTGAGTGATCCGAAGAGATGTACACAATTTCAAAAAAGTGACCATTTGGAGCCACTTATCAAGCGACCGTGTGTGGAGAAGGAACCATTCAGTTTACATAATTCTCTGTACAGCAATGGGTCTGCTATGGCTTCAAGAGAAAACCTGGGACAAGAAATTATACACCAATTCCAAGGTCCAGTGCAAGCACCACTTGGCATTCAGTTACGTCCTGGCAGTTTTGGTGTGGCCCAAATACCTTTACCCCTTGCTTCTGTGAGTTCAAAGGATACCTCTGACACTTGTATTGAAGTTGGTGAACTCTGTGAGACTTCGTCAGTGAAGAAGAGGATGGACAAAATGGCAGGAACATCTGGGTTGGAAGGGGTCTCGATAGAGTGTGCCAATTTGTTGAATAACGGCATTGATGTTTTCGTGAAGCAGTTGATTGGATCTTGTGTTGAATTAGTTAGATCAAGGTCTCAACATGGCAAACTAAGACATGAGGCATTGAAACAGCAGCTGTGCCGAAAGCTAATAAATGGTGTATCAGTACATACCCATGTTTCTGGGCAGAGTTCTATTATACCTCCAGAGACAAATTCCATCTCCATGCAGGACTTAAAGACAGTAATAGAGTTAAACCCTTGTTTGCTTGGGATTAATGCATCACTGCTACTTGAAAAGATCAATTCATATGACTAGTAGGATGGAGCTAGTTGTATTCATCTTGTCACAAGATCCTATGATCTTGATGGTCTGTCTTGTTTCATGGCTGTTGTAATCAGGCCAAAATTTTACTGATGGGTGGTGGTGAAGGCAGGTGCATTCTGTGCAGTACCCTGATTGTTTTTCATCTCATCTGCGGTGCAATCTTCCAGAATAAACAAATATCTGCATATCTGCTGGGTGCAGTATGAACTCATTCATTTCGTGCACCTAAGGACCACTATGGCAAAAGGACTTCAGAGATAACTATGTTGCTGGACTCCAAACAAATTGAGGAGCCATATCACAGATTTGATCTGTAAGTTTATCACAACTAATATGTGCTTGTGCATTTCAACTTTTACATTTGTAGCATAGATACAGCTGTTGCTAGTTATTTATTTGCACTCAATTTTGTTTCAATGTCACAAGAAATAGAAACTATTTATAAGGCATATGTTGAGAACACTTGTAGTGTTGATGTATGAGCATATTTTCATCAGAACTTGTGGAAACAAGGACTAAACTGACACCAGTCATGCCCAACTAttaaaatataaaagttgtttctCAAAGACAACCTTTTGTAAGATAGTAACTTCTGTTGAGCTCTTGGCCCCAATCATGCCAATAACACTCCATTGTTCGTATTGTGGTACTTGGCACACGATTTCCATGTAGTCATCTGCTGTCGCTGAGACAAAGCAGTACTATGGTATCAAATACACTTTCTTCTTTCCCTTGAGTTTTAAATGTTACCGTACTGGCATGTGTCTTACATCATTTGCAGTTTGAATGAATATATTGTTCCTTACTAGGATGAATGAATATGTGCTTAATTAGCCTTTATTCTTTAGTAGCACTGCTAACCAATGGGATCTAAGCAGGCAGCACCTGTTTCAGAGAGGTTTTATCCAAGTTCCCTAGAAATTTCATCCTAGTCAAGTTTTGAAGAGGTTTAGTAAGGTTAAGAGATCCTGTTTTCAGAACTTTACCtatcattaataaagcatatGAGTGAACATCTTTTGTGGATTTGGTTGCTATAGATAGGGTAAACTTTTCTGTGGACAGAAGGGATCCACTGGACAAGTGCGTAATATTGGTATGAATAGCTAAATGTAAAATAATGATAAACTATATATGTCTTTGTGATGGGCTTAGATTGGTATTGGGTGGGAAGCGTAGATTGTAGTGGAAGGAGGTTGGAGGGCAAGGGATGGGGACACGGCGGTGGCCCGTGGTGCCCGTGCGGCAGGAGGCTAGCAGCCTGGGCAGCAGGGGTAGGGGGGGGTGGGGGCACAGGAGGTAGGGAGAATCTAGTATCTCAATCTGAATAACTTTGTTATTCCGCTATAATAAATGACAGTGCAAACCCCATTTATCAATGCAATCTACTATCTCAATCTGAACACATTCGGGGTGGAATGCGCATGTTGGTAGATGTACTTTTATGCAGGCTTATGGATTAGAGGCCTAATACTGTCATGTGATACAATTGCATTATCTACACAACTATTCATGGTTCATTATATCACCCACACTGTTTGTGCAAAACCCACTAGCACCTTGTAAGTTGAAAACTAGAGATAAGAACAGTTCtgttgttagtttggaaggtttcTTTTTCTATATGTTCTATCTATTAGGCATTTGTTTCTTCAGTCTAAAGATCTCTGTTTCAAAGGTGTCGCCTGGACACCTAGGCTTATGTTTCTTCAGTCTAAATATCTCTGTTTCAAAGGCGTCGCTTAGGCACCTATGTGTCCAGGCAGGTGCAGCTCATCTTGGGTGTCTAGTTATGCCTTGTCGCCTAGGTGATAAGGTGTACGCCTtgggcaggggcggatccagcagtggggcggggggggggggggggggggctcaagccccccctacccaaaccgaagcagtgcaaattactgtagagcccctatgaatttttaggcaaagttctatagtgtaggggagGTTGAGACTTAatatcgagcagcagtgttgttcagtcccccctaaaatatttcctggatccgccgctggccTTGAGTTACCTTTGAAACCATGCTAGAGATCATTTCTTAAATCTCATATTGGGTCATGTCTATAagagagaagaagtttcatacccATTATGAATTATGCAATAGTGAACTAGCTATACACTTTTGTAAAGTTCTTCTATCAGTATTTAGTCTACTTGGTAGTTACCTCCTTGTGAATATGTTCACAAAATCTACAAATAAAAAATACAGAGTAGGTTACAACTGCATAACTCGCTGAAACTCTGGCATGGTACAATGCATTTGGGGATCTTTTCACCATGTGATACACCTTGTGGTCTGGATGGCTTGTTGTCAAGGACTCCAGGTTGAGTGGGTAAATCTTAATATACCACTGTTGCTTACTGCTTAGAAAACGTGAGGCCAGTATCTTACAGAGGTatgctatatgcatgatcatCTGAGCAGGTTTTCAATCTCTTATATGCAGATAAGAGATGCAGGAAAACTGCATTATTAAATTGTAAGTTTGAATTTCATAATGCTTCTGTAACGATCTTTTGGTAGACATAGGGAATAGATCTAGGGAGGGAGAAGATCTATTTGGAATGATTGCAACACGATTTCCATGTACATGACTCTACTAATAGTTATAGTTAGTTGATGTAAATAATTCATTCCCAACTAATAGAGTAGATACCATACAGTctcatagattttgaaatgataaGCCTCATTAAGCCTTGCCATTGTGCCAATTGTCAGTGTTACTACTGTTTACGCATGAATATTCTCATATGGCTACTGAGCGCATGACAAATCTGTTGTACAACAATTCTAGTGAGGCATTGGTTGTCTGATTATTACTGCCGACCAAACAAGAGTGACTGACATTTAATTTTTAATTGCTTAGTTCCTTGATTTATTGTTATTGAATTACTCTCCGAGGTGTTATGCACAGCACAGCAATCCTGAACATTCTGTATCTTGATGATATGCACATGGTTTGGTTTTAATGATAGACTAATAAAACAAGAGGCTATGGTTTCGTGTGAGTGGGGGTGTATTGAGAAGGTTTGCTCTAGCCATCCTGTTTGTACGATTTCCTTTCTTAGAGCAAGTACAATA from Miscanthus floridulus cultivar M001 chromosome 11, ASM1932011v1, whole genome shotgun sequence includes these protein-coding regions:
- the LOC136494619 gene encoding uncharacterized protein codes for the protein MPSSTPPSVQPTPSLQPLPSPAVGQSTRIDVREIKSKIFKRIGPERARKYFQHLERFLSSRLSKNEFEKLCLVALGRENVPLHNHLIRSILHNASRVCGPPVINDPKLVRGATTSVHAIVPPVWDNGGVLNLNVKENKPLSRRGNVLTQKSSLDHCETIMLENGVHHLSDPKRCTQFQKSDHLEPLIKRPCVEKEPFSLHNSLYSNGSAMASRENLGQEIIHQFQGPVQAPLGIQLRPGSFGVAQIPLPLASVSSKDTSDTCIEVGELCETSSVKKRMDKMAGTSGLEGVSIECANLLNNGIDVFVKQLIGSCVELVRSRSQHGKLRHEALKQQLCRKLINGVSVHTHVSGQSSIIPPETNSISMQDLKTVIELNPCLLGINASLLLEKINSYD